Part of the Streptomyces sp. NBC_00457 genome, TGCCTGACGTGGACGGGGACGAGGTGCTGCGTGAGGCGCGTGAGCGGGGCCGGGTGCCAGTGGTGGTGCTCACGGCGCGCACCACCATCGAGGACCGCATCCACGGACTGCGACTGGGCGCCGACGACTATGTGACCAAGCCGTTCAGCCCCACCGAGGTGGTGCTCAGGGTGGGCGCGGTCCTGCAGCGCGCCCGGGGTACGGCGACGGATGCGGCGCCGGTCTCGTCGTACGGCGGAGGACGGCTGCGCATCGACGAGGCCCGGCACGAGGCGGCGCTGGACGGCGCAGAGCTGCAGCTGACGCCCACCGAGTGGGGTCTGCTGACCGCGCTGGCATCGGTGCCCGGACGGGTGTACTCACGCTATGAACTCGTCAACCGGGTGCGTGGCTACGAGTTCGCCGGCTACGAGAGGACCGTCGACTCGCATGTGAAGAACCTGCGCCACAAGCTCGGGTCCGCCGGCTCGGCCCTTGTGGAGACGGTGTTGGGCGTGGGCTACCGCCTGGGGTGGTCCCGTGACCCCTGAGTCTTCGCTCCGCCCCGGTGCACAGGTCCCGCCCGCTCAACCGACGGGCGGACTGGGCCCGTTGGGCCGACGACTGTTCGCCGCGTTCGCCGTGGTCGCGCTGGCCTCCGTGGCCCTGCTGACGGCCGCGGCGCTCGTCGGCACCGACCGCGGGCTGAGCAGTGCCCACCA contains:
- a CDS encoding response regulator transcription factor: MATTVLVVEDEKEIRELLRRYLERAGYGVLTTGSGAEAVRLLAERGVGLTLLDLGLPDVDGDEVLREARERGRVPVVVLTARTTIEDRIHGLRLGADDYVTKPFSPTEVVLRVGAVLQRARGTATDAAPVSSYGGGRLRIDEARHEAALDGAELQLTPTEWGLLTALASVPGRVYSRYELVNRVRGYEFAGYERTVDSHVKNLRHKLGSAGSALVETVLGVGYRLGWSRDP